One window of Candidatus Eremiobacteraceae bacterium genomic DNA carries:
- a CDS encoding PTS transporter subunit EIIC encodes MQHAPSGGFERTIAALEMRFFPALRRAAEEPHMAAVREAIGPAFVALLVASIAAYFYQSDPDPASRFFAAYHVGFGVMGVALAAFLAERLARTFRYNRVAAVALSLIAFYLSLPTDSRAQPWLAIAQISSTSIFLGLIVAMLTGEALRIACRRLPAMAGIAAAAIATVAVFGLLAAAGISLGGLLLPLIRPLVAVGDTLPGLLVVVALQTLLWCAGVHGPAFLSAIVTPIYLHALDQNSQAFIHHQLPPHIVTIALATFFFPGGSGATLPLALLMLGSRVARLRKLALASLLPSFANVNEPLIFGVPIVMNPTFALPFIGVPLLLATITYAAMWFGIVDRTVFWVPPVNLLPAVIGAWIVTGRDWRAVVLVVVNVAVGAALYAPFLRSFEREIGRSPEEAEALVKTAAAIRAHELDVERHPEHLVEEKTDG; translated from the coding sequence TTGCAGCACGCCCCGAGCGGCGGTTTCGAGCGGACGATCGCCGCGCTCGAGATGCGCTTTTTCCCCGCGCTTCGCCGCGCAGCCGAAGAGCCGCATATGGCGGCAGTTCGAGAGGCGATCGGGCCCGCATTCGTCGCCCTGCTAGTCGCGAGCATCGCAGCATATTTCTACCAATCCGATCCGGATCCGGCCAGCCGCTTCTTCGCGGCGTACCACGTGGGCTTCGGCGTCATGGGCGTGGCTCTGGCGGCCTTTCTCGCCGAGCGGCTCGCGCGAACCTTCCGCTACAACCGCGTCGCGGCCGTCGCGCTTAGCTTGATCGCATTTTACCTCTCGCTTCCCACGGACTCGCGCGCTCAGCCGTGGTTGGCTATCGCGCAGATCTCCTCGACGAGCATATTCTTGGGACTGATCGTTGCAATGCTCACCGGCGAAGCGCTGCGGATCGCATGCAGAAGGCTGCCAGCGATGGCCGGCATCGCCGCGGCCGCAATCGCGACCGTTGCCGTCTTCGGCTTGCTCGCCGCCGCCGGCATAAGTCTGGGCGGCCTCTTGCTTCCGCTCATCAGACCGCTGGTGGCGGTCGGCGATACCTTGCCGGGTCTGCTGGTCGTCGTCGCGCTGCAGACGCTGCTTTGGTGCGCCGGCGTGCACGGACCGGCATTCCTATCGGCCATCGTCACGCCGATCTATCTCCACGCGCTCGATCAGAACAGTCAGGCCTTCATCCATCATCAGCTGCCGCCGCACATCGTCACGATAGCCCTCGCCACGTTTTTCTTCCCCGGCGGATCGGGCGCCACGTTGCCGCTGGCGCTGCTCATGCTGGGCTCGCGCGTCGCTCGCTTGCGCAAACTCGCGCTCGCATCGCTGCTGCCGTCGTTCGCGAACGTCAACGAACCGTTGATCTTCGGCGTCCCCATCGTCATGAATCCGACGTTTGCGCTTCCGTTCATCGGTGTGCCGCTTCTGCTCGCGACGATCACCTACGCGGCCATGTGGTTCGGCATCGTCGACCGGACCGTGTTTTGGGTGCCGCCCGTCAATCTGCTTCCGGCGGTGATCGGCGCGTGGATCGTCACTGGCCGCGATTGGCGCGCCGTCGTCCTCGTCGTGGTCAACGTAGCGGTCGGCGCGGCCCTGTATGCGCCGTTCTTGCGATCGTTCGAACGCGAGATCGGCCGTTCGCCCGAAGAAGCTGAAGCGCTCGTCAAGACCGCCGCAGCGATCCGCGCGCACGAACTCGACGTCGAGCGTCATCCCGAACATCTGGTGGAAGAGAAGACGGATGGTTGA
- a CDS encoding gamma-glutamyl-gamma-aminobutyrate hydrolase family protein (Members of this family of hydrolases with an active site Cys residue belong to MEROPS family C26.), producing the protein MKPRIAITVGADEVSVRDHWATYRQAVEQAGGEPTLLYGTFTEDQIPAIVEAYDGLLLPGGPDLPPDEYGGRPHPTVFVSSADRDGLELGAARYAKRAKIPTLAICRGCQVVNVAFGGTLYEDIEDLYESPNHQIVQHQQTPDHGRQETTHPVDIHTNSKLAEIVDGVCIETNSMHHQALRRVAYGLRVVARARDGTIEGIEADDGHPFFVAVQWHPEELVGRDEPSRRIFRSFVEHAAARRRARSAVPASGAS; encoded by the coding sequence ATGAAGCCTAGAATCGCGATCACGGTCGGCGCGGATGAAGTGTCGGTCCGTGACCACTGGGCCACCTACCGCCAAGCAGTAGAACAAGCCGGCGGCGAGCCCACGCTCCTCTACGGCACATTCACCGAGGATCAGATTCCGGCAATCGTCGAGGCCTACGACGGACTGCTGTTGCCCGGCGGTCCGGACTTGCCGCCCGACGAATACGGCGGACGGCCGCATCCGACCGTGTTCGTCTCGTCGGCCGATCGCGACGGTTTGGAGCTCGGGGCCGCCCGCTACGCGAAAAGGGCCAAGATTCCGACGCTTGCGATTTGCCGGGGCTGTCAAGTGGTCAACGTCGCGTTCGGCGGCACGTTGTACGAAGATATCGAAGACCTGTACGAATCGCCCAACCATCAGATCGTGCAGCATCAGCAAACGCCGGACCACGGCCGGCAAGAAACCACTCACCCCGTCGACATCCATACCAACTCGAAACTCGCAGAGATCGTGGATGGCGTCTGCATCGAGACGAACTCGATGCACCATCAGGCGTTGCGGCGCGTCGCCTATGGACTTCGGGTGGTTGCGCGCGCGCGTGACGGCACGATCGAAGGCATCGAGGCCGACGATGGCCATCCATTTTTCGTCGCTGTCCAGTGGCACCCGGAAGAGCTGGTCGGCCGCGATGAGCCGAGCCGCCGGATCTTTCGCTCGTTCGTGGAGCATGCCGCAGCGCGACGCCGCGCCAGGTCGGCCGTGCCCGCGTCCGGCGCTTCGTAG
- the lexA gene encoding transcriptional repressor LexA, translating into MDRKTTPRQQSILDVIRDFRREHGYPPSVREIGERVGLSSSSTVQCHLRTLEKKGLIKRDPTKPRALVSGNESHEETLSLPVVGRVAAGWNYDAIQNVEERFTVPATFVKNSGSFMLRVKGDSMVDAAILDGDLVVVNPQPVANNGDIVVAYPDDSQGGEWEATLKTFYLEGNRVRLQPENKFMEPVYTTKAKILGKVTAVIRKLS; encoded by the coding sequence GTGGATCGCAAGACGACGCCGCGCCAGCAATCCATCCTAGATGTCATCCGCGATTTTCGTCGCGAACACGGTTACCCGCCGTCGGTACGCGAAATCGGCGAGCGCGTGGGCCTCTCCTCGAGCAGCACGGTGCAATGCCATCTGCGCACCCTCGAGAAGAAGGGGCTCATCAAGCGCGATCCCACCAAGCCGCGAGCGCTCGTCTCCGGCAACGAATCCCATGAAGAAACGCTGTCGCTGCCGGTGGTCGGCCGAGTGGCCGCGGGCTGGAACTACGACGCCATTCAAAACGTCGAAGAGCGCTTTACCGTGCCCGCCACCTTCGTCAAGAATTCCGGATCATTCATGCTTCGCGTGAAGGGCGACTCCATGGTGGATGCCGCCATCCTCGACGGCGATCTCGTCGTGGTCAACCCGCAACCGGTCGCCAATAACGGCGATATCGTGGTCGCATATCCCGACGATTCGCAAGGCGGCGAATGGGAAGCCACCCTCAAGACGTTCTACCTCGAAGGCAACCGCGTCAGACTGCAGCCCGAGAACAAATTCATGGAACCGGTCTATACCACCAAAGCCAAGATCCTGGGCAAAGTAACGGCGGTCATCCGCAAGCTTTCGTAG
- a CDS encoding LysM peptidoglycan-binding domain-containing protein: MLRTYRASRATLIPVIQLLSLVIVFALPVVWGAHVYTSTPSRYDRVTVRQGDTVWSIVAKRAGPGSDVAEAAYTVAQVNHLTAKSRLQPGQVLLIPR; this comes from the coding sequence ATGCTACGAACCTACCGCGCCTCGCGAGCCACATTGATTCCCGTCATCCAATTGCTGTCCTTAGTCATCGTGTTCGCATTGCCGGTCGTCTGGGGCGCTCACGTCTACACGTCCACGCCGTCGCGCTACGATCGCGTCACGGTCCGTCAGGGCGACACGGTTTGGAGCATCGTCGCAAAGCGCGCCGGCCCAGGCAGCGACGTCGCGGAGGCGGCCTATACGGTCGCGCAGGTCAACCATCTCACCGCGAAGAGCAGGCTTCAACCCGGCCAGGTGCTCCTGATACCGCGATAG
- the rpsO gene encoding 30S ribosomal protein S15, whose protein sequence is MALNRDRKTAVIDKHQRKKDDTGSPEVQIALLTESINELTGHFKIHKKDHASRRGLLKKVGKRRSLLRYLEKSDLDRYRAIVAKLGLRH, encoded by the coding sequence GTGGCACTCAATAGGGATCGCAAGACTGCGGTCATCGATAAACATCAGCGCAAAAAAGATGACACCGGTTCACCCGAAGTCCAGATCGCTCTCTTAACCGAATCAATCAACGAGCTGACCGGTCACTTCAAGATCCATAAGAAGGACCACGCGAGCCGCCGCGGGCTGCTCAAAAAGGTGGGTAAACGCCGAAGTCTGCTGCGTTATCTTGAAAAAAGCGATCTCGATCGATATCGCGCGATCGTCGCGAAACTAGGATTGCGCCACTAG
- the pnp gene encoding polyribonucleotide nucleotidyltransferase — translation MPESVSMELGGRTLTIETGELARQASGSAFVRYGDTCILAAATASANPREGIDFFPLTCDYEERMYAAGKIPGGFIKREGRPSEKATLTARLIDRPIRPLFPEGFRNDIHVICTVLSVDPEVDPDVVAMIGAGAALAVSDIPFDFNVSAVRVGIVDGQYVVNPAKSILESSTLDMIVAGTADAVMMVEGGAKEISEEQMLGAVAFGHERIKELVRLINDLARRAGKPKRKFKLFVPSPSMHSFVDDRFGADIASAMRITGKIERERAFEQITRDEAKRRIVGHMLESELRPQLEDPKNQDFNKCVKAREEDELRTMVVDEGIRPDGRRLDEIRTITCRTSVVPRTHGSGLFTRGETQIFTAATLGSISDEQRIDGLGPQTFKRYMHHYNFPPFSVGETRPMRGPGRREIGHGHLAERALVPLLPPPDQFPYTLRLVSETFESNGSSSMGSVCASTLALMDAGVPLPKHVGGIAMGLILKGGRAGILSDIQGLEDALGEMDFKVAGTVDGITAVQMDIKVQGITIETMRDAMAQAREGRLHIIGKLRETIAAPRRGLSAFAPRMYVLEINPEKIKDVIGPGGKIINKIVADTGVKIDIENDGRVFIAAPDGESGEKAKKIVEDLVRDVEIGAVYTGVVKRIMNFGAFVQILPGKEGLVHISQLAAHRVNRVEDEVNLGDTLTVKVREIDSQGRVNLSRVLTGDNSNN, via the coding sequence TTGCCAGAGTCCGTCAGCATGGAGCTGGGCGGGCGCACGCTCACCATCGAAACCGGTGAACTTGCGCGCCAGGCCAGCGGCTCCGCATTTGTTCGTTATGGCGACACCTGTATTCTCGCGGCCGCCACCGCAAGCGCAAATCCGCGCGAGGGCATCGATTTCTTCCCCCTCACCTGCGACTACGAAGAGCGGATGTACGCCGCCGGTAAGATCCCGGGCGGCTTCATCAAGCGCGAAGGCCGGCCGTCCGAAAAGGCCACCCTCACCGCCCGGTTGATCGACCGGCCGATCAGGCCGCTGTTCCCGGAAGGATTCCGCAACGATATCCACGTCATCTGCACGGTGCTCTCGGTCGATCCTGAAGTCGACCCCGATGTCGTCGCGATGATCGGCGCGGGCGCCGCGCTCGCGGTCTCCGACATCCCCTTCGATTTCAACGTCTCCGCTGTGCGCGTCGGCATCGTCGACGGCCAGTATGTCGTCAACCCCGCAAAGTCGATCCTCGAATCGAGCACGCTCGACATGATCGTGGCCGGAACGGCCGATGCGGTCATGATGGTCGAAGGCGGCGCGAAAGAAATCTCAGAGGAGCAGATGCTCGGCGCCGTCGCGTTTGGGCACGAGCGCATCAAAGAACTGGTGCGGTTGATCAACGACCTTGCGCGGCGCGCCGGCAAGCCGAAGCGTAAGTTCAAGTTATTCGTGCCGTCGCCATCCATGCACAGCTTTGTCGACGACAGGTTCGGCGCGGATATCGCGAGCGCCATGCGCATCACCGGCAAGATAGAGCGCGAGCGCGCCTTCGAGCAGATCACGCGCGACGAAGCGAAGCGACGGATCGTCGGGCATATGCTCGAGTCGGAATTGCGTCCGCAGCTCGAAGATCCGAAGAATCAGGACTTCAACAAGTGCGTCAAGGCGCGCGAAGAGGATGAGCTTCGAACGATGGTGGTCGATGAGGGCATCCGGCCCGATGGACGCCGTCTGGACGAGATCCGGACAATCACCTGCCGCACCAGCGTCGTGCCTCGCACGCACGGCTCGGGACTGTTCACGCGCGGCGAAACGCAGATATTCACGGCCGCAACGCTCGGGTCCATCTCCGACGAGCAGCGAATCGACGGACTCGGCCCGCAAACGTTCAAGCGCTACATGCACCACTACAACTTCCCGCCGTTCTCCGTCGGCGAGACGCGTCCGATGCGTGGCCCGGGGCGACGTGAGATCGGCCACGGCCACCTTGCGGAGCGCGCGCTGGTTCCGCTGCTTCCGCCGCCGGATCAGTTCCCATATACCCTACGCCTCGTTTCAGAGACGTTTGAGAGCAACGGTTCATCGTCCATGGGCTCCGTCTGCGCGAGCACGTTAGCGCTGATGGACGCCGGTGTGCCGCTTCCCAAACACGTCGGCGGCATCGCCATGGGGCTCATCCTCAAGGGCGGGCGCGCCGGCATCTTGTCCGACATCCAAGGTCTTGAAGACGCGCTGGGCGAGATGGACTTCAAGGTGGCAGGCACCGTCGACGGCATCACGGCCGTGCAGATGGACATCAAGGTGCAGGGCATCACCATCGAAACGATGCGAGACGCGATGGCCCAGGCGCGTGAGGGCCGGCTGCACATCATCGGCAAGTTGCGGGAGACGATCGCTGCGCCGCGGCGCGGTCTTTCGGCATTCGCGCCCCGCATGTACGTGCTGGAGATCAACCCAGAGAAGATCAAAGACGTCATCGGGCCAGGCGGCAAGATCATCAACAAGATCGTCGCCGACACGGGCGTCAAGATCGACATCGAGAACGATGGCCGCGTGTTCATCGCTGCGCCCGACGGCGAGAGCGGCGAGAAGGCCAAGAAGATCGTGGAAGATCTTGTTCGCGACGTCGAAATCGGCGCGGTCTACACGGGCGTGGTCAAGCGGATCATGAACTTCGGCGCGTTCGTCCAGATCTTGCCGGGCAAAGAGGGTCTCGTCCACATCTCGCAGTTAGCCGCTCACCGCGTCAACCGCGTCGAGGACGAAGTGAATCTCGGCGATACGCTCACCGTCAAGGTGCGCGAGATCGACAGCCAAGGACGTGTGAATCTCTCGCGCGTGCTCACCGGCGACAACTCCAACAACTAA
- a CDS encoding TolC family protein: MRVTSFSAAAAICGAIFLASPAAQAGQTNVDQPQTASTTRTSLSLADALQLALANNLSYQASAQDVSAAQARVIQAGAGRVPKLSADYSFVHTQNPAFFNFQAPGPGGKLVTKPIFFSATNLNNVDATLQYALYSGGAVQAAIGQAAAGLSAAQSDYAAQRATVIRDVTNAYFQLIEAQRGTAIADQTVAVAKENLKTANDGLSAGTLAKADVLRQQVALTNAQVRDIQAGAAASLANAALANLLNVNLGSQIDPTEELAAATPSFALSDVLADATGHRYELGAARAAVDIAAAAVKAARSGALPFITVQVADASSKPNFENVPQPQLSETLAVTWKLFDGGLTHGKVAEANADVEKAKINLKQLSNGIDLEVRQAYFNYTAAQAQVGANKAGQDAADESLRVSQIRFKSGVGTSLELADALLDDAQARTDYVNAQANLRIALTALQRAAGLL; the protein is encoded by the coding sequence GTGCGCGTTACTAGTTTCTCGGCTGCCGCAGCGATTTGCGGCGCGATTTTCCTGGCGAGCCCTGCGGCGCAGGCAGGCCAGACGAACGTCGATCAACCCCAAACAGCGTCCACGACCCGGACTTCGCTTTCGCTCGCGGACGCTTTGCAGCTCGCGCTTGCCAACAATCTTTCGTATCAGGCTTCCGCGCAGGACGTGAGCGCGGCGCAAGCGCGCGTGATCCAAGCCGGAGCGGGCCGCGTTCCGAAGCTGTCGGCCGACTATTCATTCGTGCACACGCAAAATCCGGCATTCTTCAATTTTCAAGCGCCTGGGCCGGGCGGCAAACTGGTGACCAAACCAATTTTCTTCTCGGCGACCAATCTCAATAACGTGGACGCGACGCTGCAATACGCGTTGTACAGCGGCGGCGCGGTTCAGGCCGCCATCGGTCAAGCCGCCGCCGGACTCTCCGCAGCGCAAAGCGATTACGCGGCGCAGCGTGCCACCGTCATCCGCGACGTCACCAACGCGTATTTCCAACTCATCGAAGCCCAGCGCGGAACCGCCATCGCGGATCAAACCGTCGCGGTCGCCAAAGAGAATCTCAAAACTGCCAACGATGGACTCAGCGCCGGAACGCTTGCGAAGGCCGATGTGTTGCGGCAGCAAGTCGCGCTTACGAACGCGCAAGTCCGCGACATCCAGGCCGGCGCCGCCGCGTCACTTGCAAACGCCGCGCTGGCAAATCTGCTCAACGTCAATCTCGGCAGTCAGATAGACCCGACGGAAGAACTCGCCGCGGCCACGCCGTCGTTCGCGCTTAGCGACGTGCTCGCCGATGCCACCGGGCATCGCTACGAGCTCGGCGCTGCACGGGCCGCGGTCGACATCGCCGCCGCCGCAGTCAAGGCGGCGCGTTCGGGCGCGCTGCCGTTCATCACGGTCCAGGTCGCCGATGCGAGCAGCAAACCGAATTTCGAAAATGTTCCGCAGCCGCAGCTCTCCGAGACCCTAGCCGTGACCTGGAAGCTCTTCGACGGCGGGCTCACGCACGGCAAAGTAGCCGAAGCCAACGCCGATGTCGAAAAGGCGAAGATCAACCTCAAGCAATTGAGCAACGGGATCGACTTGGAGGTCAGGCAAGCGTATTTCAACTACACCGCCGCGCAGGCACAAGTCGGCGCAAATAAAGCCGGGCAGGATGCCGCCGACGAAAGTCTGCGTGTCAGCCAGATCCGTTTCAAATCCGGCGTTGGGACGTCGCTCGAGCTGGCCGATGCGTTGCTTGACGACGCTCAAGCCCGCACCGACTACGTGAACGCACAGGCGAACCTTCGCATCGCGTTGACCGCACTGCAGCGCGCCGCCGGGCTGCTGTAG
- a CDS encoding STAS domain-containing protein yields MGIDIRTFDSIEPGETVAVVEGDLDAATGRVVRNRLVKLMAGEPKSFALDLSNVHLVDSGGLAAIIGLLRAVRDVGGDVRVIAANESVRRVFEVTALSRVFKYHPIRPQVVSAA; encoded by the coding sequence ATGGGCATCGACATCCGCACTTTTGATTCGATCGAACCGGGCGAGACCGTCGCCGTCGTCGAGGGAGATCTCGACGCGGCAACCGGCCGCGTCGTGCGCAACCGCCTCGTAAAACTTATGGCAGGCGAGCCGAAGAGTTTCGCACTCGATCTCAGTAACGTGCATCTTGTCGACTCGGGCGGCCTCGCAGCCATAATCGGGCTGCTGCGCGCGGTGCGCGATGTCGGTGGTGATGTGCGTGTGATCGCCGCCAACGAATCGGTCAGACGCGTGTTCGAAGTCACCGCCTTGTCGCGAGTGTTCAAGTATCACCCGATCCGGCCGCAGGTCGTATCGGCCGCGTAA
- a CDS encoding menaquinone biosynthesis decarboxylase — protein MRTSEAVYANLREFVDRLRRDGELREIPVQVDPYLEISEVADRCVKSADGGPALLFSDVKGSRFPVLINALASERRMARSLGLNNLEELEAKVGALLKFVQSGATSDKLGMLLGLKDLAGIFPKTVRSGPCQDVVLQGDDVDLGLLPVITCWPLDGGPFITLPLVITKDPKSGAQNVGVYRMQVYDRNTTGMHWQRHKHGREHQEAAGAGARMPVAVAIGTDPAMLYAATAPLPAGIDEAVLAGFLRGHGVPMVQCRTVDLKVPAESEFVLEGYVDNAELRREGPFGDHTGVYSLADDYPVFHVTCMTHRKNPIYWTTIVGKPPMEDEWLGKATERFFLPLLRQMVPEITDYNLPVEGGFHNLAIVSIKKRYPGQAKKVMYALWGLGHMMMLTRNILVVDADVDVQNVRDVAWVALNNVDAGRDLVFAPGPVDVLDHAGPLPLLGTKLGIDATRKTAEEGYQREWPPDIVMSDDVKVLVARRWAEYGLSSLADR, from the coding sequence ATGAGAACGAGCGAAGCCGTGTACGCCAATCTTCGGGAATTCGTCGATCGACTGAGGCGTGACGGCGAGCTGCGCGAAATTCCCGTCCAAGTCGATCCTTATCTCGAAATCTCGGAGGTCGCGGACCGCTGCGTCAAGAGCGCCGATGGCGGGCCCGCACTGCTGTTCAGCGATGTGAAGGGCTCGCGCTTTCCGGTTCTGATCAACGCGTTGGCAAGCGAACGGCGGATGGCTCGCTCGCTGGGCTTGAACAACCTCGAGGAACTCGAAGCCAAAGTCGGAGCGCTGCTCAAGTTCGTGCAGTCCGGCGCGACGTCCGACAAACTTGGAATGCTCCTAGGCCTCAAAGACCTCGCCGGAATTTTCCCAAAGACGGTCCGTTCGGGTCCATGCCAGGACGTCGTCCTGCAAGGTGACGATGTCGACCTCGGCTTGCTGCCGGTCATCACGTGTTGGCCGCTGGACGGCGGACCATTCATCACGCTTCCATTGGTCATCACGAAAGATCCGAAATCGGGCGCGCAAAACGTCGGCGTCTACCGCATGCAGGTCTACGACCGCAACACCACCGGCATGCATTGGCAGCGGCACAAACACGGACGCGAACACCAAGAAGCAGCGGGCGCCGGCGCGCGGATGCCGGTTGCGGTGGCGATCGGCACGGACCCGGCGATGTTATACGCGGCCACCGCACCTCTGCCAGCCGGCATTGACGAGGCGGTGTTGGCCGGCTTCCTGCGCGGTCACGGCGTACCGATGGTCCAATGCCGCACGGTGGATCTTAAAGTGCCGGCAGAGTCGGAATTCGTGCTCGAAGGGTACGTCGACAACGCGGAGCTGCGCCGAGAAGGACCGTTCGGCGATCATACCGGCGTCTATTCGCTCGCCGACGACTACCCGGTCTTCCACGTCACCTGCATGACCCATCGCAAGAATCCGATCTACTGGACCACCATCGTCGGCAAACCGCCGATGGAGGACGAGTGGCTCGGCAAAGCCACAGAACGTTTCTTCCTGCCGCTGCTGCGTCAGATGGTGCCCGAGATCACCGATTACAATCTGCCCGTCGAAGGAGGCTTTCACAATCTCGCCATCGTCTCGATCAAAAAGCGCTACCCTGGCCAAGCCAAGAAGGTGATGTATGCGTTGTGGGGCCTCGGCCACATGATGATGCTCACGCGAAATATTCTGGTGGTCGATGCCGATGTCGACGTGCAAAACGTGCGCGACGTCGCGTGGGTCGCGCTCAACAACGTCGACGCCGGCCGCGATCTCGTTTTCGCGCCCGGCCCGGTGGACGTGCTCGATCATGCTGGACCGCTGCCCTTGCTCGGCACGAAGCTTGGCATCGACGCCACGCGCAAGACCGCCGAAGAGGGTTATCAGCGAGAGTGGCCGCCCGACATCGTCATGTCGGACGATGTCAAAGTACTGGTGGCGCGCCGCTGGGCCGAATACGGTTTGTCCAGTCTCGCCGATCGATGA
- a CDS encoding UbiA-like polyprenyltransferase, whose protein sequence is MLRTFLQEIKIEHTLFALPFAYVGALLAYGGVPPWHSIAWITVAVFGGRTAAMAANRLIDARMDAKNPRTARRALATGELSPSVMIWAIAISLVALAIAAFELNPLCFALVPLAAVGLIVYPYVKRVSWGVHFFLGAVDALAPLGAWIAITGRFEAGAWLLFAAVTLWVAGFDILYALMDRDFDLREGIASVPARFGEGSGRLLPQLLHLGVVAALAWLGVATGAHGWYWVGVASAGALLAFEFSLLRTSGDVFSLNAAVFNANMLFSVVFMCTTFASLVTGVSAHAAFIP, encoded by the coding sequence ATGCTCCGCACATTTCTGCAAGAGATCAAAATCGAGCACACGCTGTTCGCGCTGCCGTTCGCTTACGTCGGCGCGCTTCTCGCCTACGGCGGCGTGCCGCCGTGGCATAGCATCGCGTGGATCACCGTCGCCGTTTTCGGCGGACGAACGGCGGCGATGGCGGCGAACCGTCTGATCGATGCGCGCATGGACGCGAAGAATCCGCGCACCGCGCGCCGCGCGTTGGCGACCGGCGAACTTTCGCCGTCGGTGATGATATGGGCTATCGCGATCAGCCTCGTCGCGCTCGCCATCGCTGCGTTCGAACTTAACCCGCTCTGTTTTGCCCTCGTTCCACTGGCCGCGGTCGGATTGATCGTGTATCCGTACGTCAAACGCGTCTCGTGGGGCGTGCATTTCTTCCTTGGCGCAGTGGACGCGCTCGCTCCGCTCGGCGCATGGATCGCGATCACGGGCCGATTCGAAGCCGGCGCCTGGCTGCTGTTCGCCGCAGTCACGCTCTGGGTCGCAGGGTTCGACATCCTGTACGCGCTCATGGATCGAGATTTCGACCTCCGCGAGGGGATCGCGTCCGTTCCTGCGCGCTTCGGCGAAGGGAGCGGACGCCTTCTGCCGCAACTGTTGCATCTCGGAGTCGTCGCGGCGCTCGCCTGGTTAGGAGTCGCGACCGGCGCGCATGGATGGTATTGGGTGGGAGTCGCATCCGCCGGCGCGCTGCTGGCCTTCGAATTCTCACTGCTACGCACGAGCGGCGACGTCTTTTCGCTCAATGCCGCCGTCTTCAACGCCAACATGCTCTTCTCGGTCGTCTTCATGTGCACTACCTTTGCCTCGCTCGTCACCGGAGTATCCGCCCATGCCGCTTTCATCCCGTAG